The Methylomarinum sp. Ch1-1 genome contains the following window.
GCGGCAGCAACAGAAATTCGATCCGCAATGTCGGTATATCTACCGTTGGCTGCCGGAACTGGAAAAAATCCCGGTCGAAATCATCCAGCGCTGGGACAAAAAACACGGCGATGGCGCTTATCCGAAACCTATCATCGACCATAAAATCGCAAGCGCCTACAGCAAGGAATTGTTTAAAAACTGCTGAGATTTTGCTTTTATCGTTTCGGTTGATACATTCATTAACTGAAGCATCCCTGTTTTCAGGAAGCGCTCAAAAAAATTGTAGGGTGCGTTGAACAACGTGTAGCGTACCGGGATACGAATAATCTAACGTCAGCGCATCATTTTTCCTTAGCATCATATGGCAGGGCATGCCGGCTTCTAGGGATATTTTTTAAAAGATCTGATTATGAAAATGAAACCGCTATTATTGATTCTGCTGTTGGCCTTGACCGGCTGCACAGGCATCCCCGAAGGCATCGAGCCGGTAAAGCAATTTGACGTGCAACGCTATCTAGGCAAATGGTACGAAATCGCCCGCCTGGACCATCGTTTCGAACGGGGACTGACCGCAATCACCGCCGAATACAGCCTGCGGGAAGACGGCGGCATCAGGGTCGTCAACAGCGGTTATAACGTCGATGACGGTCAGCTCGAACAAGCCGAAGGTCGGGCCTATTTCATCGGCGCAAACGACGTCGGCAGCCTGAAGGTCTCTTTTTTCGGTCCGTTTTACGGCGGCTATCATATTATCGAGCTGGACAAAGAGGCGTATCGATATGCGATGATCACCGGTCCCGATCGCGATTATCTGTGGATACTCGCCCGCACACCGGATCTTGCCCCGGCCGTACTGAATGATCTAATCGCCCGCGCCAAAACGCTGGGATTCGCGGTCGATCAACTGATCTTTACCGAACACGATCAATCCCGAACTCCTTGAGCCGGCATGAAAATCCATCAATTGTACCGACGCCAGGCGCTGAATCTATCGCGCCAGGAAGCCTGGGATTTTTTCACCTCCCCGCACCATCTGAATACCATCACCCCCGATTTTTTTACCATCACGCCAACTTCGGCGGTGCCCGAATGCATCTACGGTGGGTTGATGATCAGCTATAAGATGAAAGCGGTCTTCGGCATGCCGATGGCCTGGCTATCGGAAATCAGCCATTGCGAGACGCCCCATTATTTTGTCTATCAACAACGCATAGGGCCTTTCCGCTTCTGGAGCCACGAAGTCCGTTTAACGGAACAAGATCAAGGCATTATAGTGGAGGACATCGTCTTTTATGCGATGCCGCTGGGACTCATCGGTGATTTCTTCCATAAGTTGCTGATTGCCGACAAATTGAACAAGATCTTTGCAACCCGGCACGATTACTTGGCCAATCGCTGGGGCTAAGTTGATCTACAGATGTATTGATGTCAATTGAAATATTGTCAATGAACTAAAAAGATCAATCGAGTTTTTAATGCTCTATTAATATTGCTATTGTGCACTATTCAGAGAACGAACGCTAAACGCATCATTTTCGCTCAAAAATCCCCCGATGGTTGAGTCTACATCCTCAGATACCGAGGATACGGTCAAAAGGACTTGCCAAACAAACCCGCTTGGAGTAGCGTTGATCAATGGATAGGTTCTAAAGTGGCGTTGAAATCCCAATTTATCGCAAGATAATTTCACTTCTTCAGATAATCCAAGCCAAAAAGGATCGTATCTAAAAAGGGGGAAGAGATGAGTAAAGATTATTTTTTCAGCGAAGATAATCAACAGACCGGCCCGTTGGACCTGGAAGCGATCAAAAAGAAGATCACGGAAGGCGTGATCACTTCTCAGACGCTCGTGTGGTGCGAAGGCATGGATAATTGGAAGCCTGCTGATCAAATCCAGGAATTATCGTCATTCTTTAAGAGCCGCGTCCAGCCCCCTCCCTTACCCCGAAATCAGGCGACGCCCCCACCGTTGCCCGACGCCGATGTCCCCGCAGGCTTGAGCTCTTTTGAAGAAAAAGCCTATCGTTTTGCGAAAGCGATGTACCCTCCTTGGAAAGGAAAACAGTTTCCGATCGGAGCCTATGTACGGAAAAACCCGAAGAACGCTGTTTATGTTGTGGCGGGGACGTTCGCCGCCATGATCGCTGTCCTAATCATGTTCGTTTATTCTTTATCTGCCGACAAGGAGCAAGGCCAGCCGCAGTACGCCCAGGGCCAACAGGAAATGCCGATGGGCCAAACGCCTCCTCCGGGCTGGCAGGCACAACACCGCGCCATAATGGATGCGCAACGGGAAATCGGACAGATGAGTCACGACGCGTACATTTACAAGCGTGACCGGGAGGATAAAATGGATGACTTTCGCCGGAAGATGGAGACAAACGACGAATAATCCAAGGGCGCTCTATGCTTACGCTAAGCTTCTTTTTTCTTATTGCGCATCCGGGTAAGATCGCTTTCTTTACTGAACTTTTGCGCCTCCAATGCGCCGCCGTAAATTTTTCGGGATGAAAAGTCCTGACACAGGGGGCGTGGCTAACCGTTCACAGCCCTAACCAGACAATGCCGGCAAGCGGTAAGAGCAGAGGGAGACTTCAATTGATTTGCCCGCC
Protein-coding sequences here:
- a CDS encoding DUF4339 domain-containing protein, which codes for MSKDYFFSEDNQQTGPLDLEAIKKKITEGVITSQTLVWCEGMDNWKPADQIQELSSFFKSRVQPPPLPRNQATPPPLPDADVPAGLSSFEEKAYRFAKAMYPPWKGKQFPIGAYVRKNPKNAVYVVAGTFAAMIAVLIMFVYSLSADKEQGQPQYAQGQQEMPMGQTPPPGWQAQHRAIMDAQREIGQMSHDAYIYKRDREDKMDDFRRKMETNDE
- a CDS encoding lipocalin family protein, with the translated sequence MKMKPLLLILLLALTGCTGIPEGIEPVKQFDVQRYLGKWYEIARLDHRFERGLTAITAEYSLREDGGIRVVNSGYNVDDGQLEQAEGRAYFIGANDVGSLKVSFFGPFYGGYHIIELDKEAYRYAMITGPDRDYLWILARTPDLAPAVLNDLIARAKTLGFAVDQLIFTEHDQSRTP
- a CDS encoding SRPBCC family protein, translating into MKIHQLYRRQALNLSRQEAWDFFTSPHHLNTITPDFFTITPTSAVPECIYGGLMISYKMKAVFGMPMAWLSEISHCETPHYFVYQQRIGPFRFWSHEVRLTEQDQGIIVEDIVFYAMPLGLIGDFFHKLLIADKLNKIFATRHDYLANRWG